Proteins co-encoded in one Cyprinus carpio isolate SPL01 chromosome B5, ASM1834038v1, whole genome shotgun sequence genomic window:
- the zgc:158260 gene encoding protein FAM47E, which produces MSLKNGQVENIKFPWFKERLKTKYLRDLRQKQQLSGSLDSHKWRFLSPGLDDFRDGYPTVHKELFTQCKSGPSPAVFGMPNHACSVKFPQKRLSKNQVCYSKQNPQSQAQREFIDAVEYKLKQHPLALYPHLESGMTTELFDQVLSVLDPDMCMKAELSITSPMEHLEESSAQCEISTPETIKPSITFKPQKEKCKEARPRNPYKWQKLKETLGIEDQTASVKHLHSVSQEDDKQMITKLFCEWITSLGGETSDLTESTILDLFKSDYEKKPSWTLPINKAHPNQTSAKLSSFVEGHHKDAKEINQVNKPNRPQAANDPLRAPADITGSLDFEEQLSEKDEELKQIHGIQAFREFIINKGVRMPRFLSTIFSEDEQKNRIRDSNTAGSTSSLSKGRAVH; this is translated from the exons ATGTCTCTCAAAAATGGACAGGTGGAAAACATTAAATTCCCCTG GTTTAAGGAACggctaaaaacaaaatatctcaGGGACCTAAGGCAAAAGCAACAGTTATCTGGGTCATTAGATAGTCACAAATGGCGCTTTTTGTCCCCGGGCCTGGATGATTTTAGGGATGGTTACCCAACAGTCCATAAAGAGCTCTTCACCCAGTGTAAGAGCGGACCCTCCCCTGCAGTCTTTGGGATGCCAAATCACGCTTGTTCGGTGAAGTTCCCACAGAAGAGACTTAGTAAAAACCAAGTGTGTTACTCAAAGCAGAATCCCCAGAGTCAAGCTCAGCGTGAGTTCATTGACGCTGTTGAGTACAAACTCAAACAACACCCCCTGGCCCTCTATCCTCATCTGGAGAGTGGTATGACAACAGAG TTATTTGATCAGGTGTTGTCAGTCCTGGATCCTGATATGTGCATGAAGGCAGAATTGTCCATAACCTCTCCAATGGAGCATCTAGAAGAAAGCAGTGCACAGTGTGAAATCTCAACTCCGGAGACTATAAAACCGTCCATCACATTCAA ACCACAGAAGGAGAAATGTAAAGAGGCCAGACCAAGAAATCCTTATAAATGGCAGAAACTCAAAGAAACTTTGGGTATTGAAGATCAGACAGCGAGTGTTAAACACCTGCACTCCGTATCGCAAGAAGATGACAAGCAGATGATTACCAAACTCTTCTGTGAATGGATTACCTCACTG GGTGGAGAGACCAGTGATCTGACAGAGTCAACCATCTTGGATCTGTTCAAGAGTGACTATGAAAAGAAACCCTCCTGGACCTTACCTATTAACAAGGCTCATCCTAATCAAACTTCAGCAAAACTCTCCAGCTTTGTAGAAGGACATCATAAAGATGCTAAAGAGATAAATCAG GTCAATAAACCCAACAGACCCCAGGCTGCCAATGATCCACTAAGAGCCCCAGCAGATATCACAGGGAGCCTGGACTTTGAGGAACAGCTGAGCGAGAAG GATGAAGAGCTGAAGCAGATTCACGGCATTCAGGCATTCAGAGAGTTCATTATCAACAAGGGAGTGAGGATGCCAAGG TTTCTCAGCACTATCTTCTCTGAGGATGAACAGAAGAACAGGATCAGAGACTCAAACACCGCAGGCTCCACTTCATCATTGTCTAAAGGGAGAGCTGTCCATTAA